From a single Streptomyces liliifuscus genomic region:
- a CDS encoding glycosyltransferase family 2 protein: MNAKPDAQLPAVSVIMPVLNEERHLRGAVQAILAQEYGGEMEVVIAIGPSTDRTDEIAAELVREDPRVHTVPNPTGRTPAALNAAIKASRHPIVVRVDGHGMLSPNYIATAVRLLEETGAQNVGGIMHAEGENDWEHAVAAAMTSKIGVGNAAFHTGGEAAPAETVYLGVFRREALEQQGGYNEEFIRAQDWELNFRIREAGGLIWFSPELRVSYRPRPSMLALARQYKDYGRWRHVVARYHSGSINLRYLAPPAAVCAIVLGLVVGAAVTPWGFLVPGTYLAAIALGSLPAGRGLPLKARLWIPVALATMHMSWGIGFLSSPKSLAKKVIASRRPAVLSEN; the protein is encoded by the coding sequence ATGAACGCCAAGCCCGACGCGCAGCTCCCCGCCGTTTCCGTGATCATGCCCGTCCTCAACGAGGAACGGCATCTGCGCGGAGCCGTCCAAGCGATCCTCGCCCAGGAGTACGGGGGCGAGATGGAGGTCGTGATCGCCATCGGTCCCTCGACGGACCGTACGGACGAGATCGCGGCCGAGCTCGTACGAGAAGACCCCCGTGTGCACACGGTCCCGAACCCGACCGGCCGCACCCCCGCCGCGCTGAACGCCGCGATCAAGGCCTCGCGCCACCCGATCGTGGTACGCGTCGACGGGCACGGCATGCTCTCGCCGAACTACATCGCGACCGCCGTCCGCCTCCTGGAGGAGACCGGCGCGCAGAACGTCGGCGGCATCATGCACGCCGAGGGCGAGAACGACTGGGAGCACGCGGTCGCCGCGGCGATGACGTCGAAGATCGGCGTGGGCAACGCGGCCTTCCACACGGGCGGCGAGGCCGCACCGGCCGAGACCGTGTACCTCGGTGTGTTCCGCCGTGAGGCCCTGGAGCAACAGGGCGGCTACAACGAGGAGTTCATCCGCGCCCAGGACTGGGAGCTGAACTTCCGGATCCGTGAGGCGGGCGGCCTGATCTGGTTCTCGCCCGAGCTGCGGGTCTCGTACCGCCCGCGTCCCTCGATGCTGGCCCTGGCCAGGCAGTACAAGGACTACGGGCGTTGGCGTCATGTCGTCGCCCGCTACCACTCGGGTTCGATCAACCTGCGCTATCTGGCCCCGCCGGCCGCGGTCTGCGCGATCGTCCTCGGGCTCGTGGTGGGCGCGGCGGTGACGCCCTGGGGCTTCCTGGTCCCGGGCACCTACCTGGCGGCGATCGCCCTCGGCTCCCTCCCCGCGGGCAGGGGGCTGCCGCTGAAGGCCCGGCTGTGGATTCCCGTCGCCCTCGCCACCATGCACATGTCGTGGGGCATCGGCTTTCTGAGCAGCCCGAAGTCACTGGCGAAGAAGGTCATCGCGTCGCGTCGGCCGGCGGTGCTGAGCGAGAACTGA
- a CDS encoding spore-associated protein A yields MFNTKRLGSVAAVLGLTVAGTVAATGTASAASYNGGCGSGYSVIGSRDVGDGNVFVTYNSSNGYNCVVTVSDTPGSSMYLDARLRVHRTDTVWRASEVDSGNFSYYAGPVYLKAVDTCIDYGGTAGNASYIQVNYKRHCG; encoded by the coding sequence ATGTTCAACACCAAGCGACTTGGTTCGGTGGCAGCCGTCCTCGGCCTGACGGTCGCCGGAACGGTCGCCGCCACCGGCACCGCCTCGGCCGCCTCCTACAACGGCGGCTGCGGGTCCGGCTACAGCGTGATCGGCTCCAGGGACGTCGGCGACGGCAACGTCTTCGTCACGTACAACAGCTCCAACGGTTACAACTGCGTCGTCACCGTCAGCGACACCCCGGGCTCGTCGATGTATCTGGACGCCCGGCTGCGGGTCCACCGGACCGACACCGTGTGGAGGGCCAGCGAGGTGGACTCGGGCAACTTCAGCTACTACGCGGGTCCCGTGTACCTGAAGGCCGTGGACACCTGCATCGACTACGGCGGCACCGCCGGCAACGCGAGCTACATCCAGGTCAACTACAAGCGCCACTGCGGCTGA